From the Burkholderia ubonensis subsp. mesacidophila genome, the window ATAATCTTCGCGATTTGACTTGCCCTTCTGGGCATTCTGCGAATTTGAACGGGTCATTTAGACTGGGTCACCGAGACTTGAAGCTAGGACATGCGAGCATGATGAATTCGACCAAACGCGCGGCAATTACCGTCGCCGCCCGGGCAACGGCGGTTGCGGCCGCAGCCCTCATCGCGGGTTGCCACGGCTTGCCGCAGAAGCAGGACGAGACCGCGACCTGGTCGAACAACAAATTATACTCAGAGGCTCAGGATGCCCTGACCGGCGGCGACTGGGGCAAGTGCGCGAAGTACTTCGAGGCGCTGCAGGGCCGTGACCCGTTCGGCCATTTTGCGCAACAGGCGCAGATCAACGTCGCGTACTGCAACTGGAAGGACAACGAACCGGCTGCCGCCGACCAGGCCGTCGACCGCTTCATCCAGCTCCACCCGGATCACCCCGACATCCCGTACGCGTACTACCTGAAGGGCATGATCCACTTCAACGACGATCTCGGTCTGTTCGGCCGCTTCTCCGGCCAGGACATGAGCGAGCGCGACCCGCAGGCGCTGCGCGAATCGTATGACGCGTTCAAGGTCGTCGTCGACCGCTTTCCGAAGAGCAAGTACGCGCCCGACGCGGCGGCCCGGATGCGCTACATCGTCAACGCGCTCGCGTCGCACGAAGTGCACGCCGCCGACTACTACTACCGTCGCGGCGCCTATGTCGCGGCGATCAACCGCGCGCAGCTCGCGATCAAGGAATACAAGGGCGCGCCGGCGATCGAGGACGCGCTGCACATCATGGTCCTGTCGTACGACAAGCTGCAGCAGCCGCAACTCGCCGAGGACACGAAGCGCGTGCTCGCGGGTACGTTCCCGGACAGCCCGTACGTGACGGGCAAGGCCCGCCCCGGCGCGAAGAAGTCGTGGTGGCAGTTCTGAGCCGCCGCTGCAAATGAAGCGACAAAAAAACCCGGCCGATTGGCCGGGTTTTTTACTGGCGCCGCACCGCGGCGCTACACGGACGCCGCCGAGCGGCTACACCCGCTTCGCCGCGCGATGCTCTTCAAAGAACTCCTCGACGACTTCGATCTCGCGGGTCCGCTTGAACGGCGGCAGGCTCTGCCAGATCCGACGCCCATAAGGCTTGTCGACGAGGCGCGTGTCGCAGATCATCAGCACGCCGCGATCGGTTTCCGCGCGAATCAGCCGGCCCGCGCCCTGCTTCAGCGTAATCACCGCCTGCGGCAGCTGGTGCGCGGCGAACGGACTCAAGCCCTTCTTCGTGAGCGCGTCGAGCCGCGCGGCCAGCACCGGATCGTCGGGCGGCGCGAACGGGAGCTTGTCGATCACGACGAGCGACAGCGCGTCGCCGCGCACGTCGACGCCCTCCCAGAAGCTCTGGCTGCCGACGAGGATCGCGTTGCCGTACGCGCGGAACCGATCGAGCAGTTCGGTGCGGCTTGCATCGCCCTGCACGAGGAGCGGCGTGTTCCACCCGCGCGACTCGATCACGTCGCGCAGCTTCGCGGCGATCCGGTCGACCGCGCGCAGCGTCGTGCACAGCATGAACACGCCGCCGCCCGACGCCTCGATGGCCGGCAGCGCGGCGTCGAACACCGCATCCGTGAATGCAGGCGACGACGGCTGCGGCAGGTTGCGCGGCACGTACAGCAGCCCCTGCGTCTGGTAGTCGAACGGGCTCGCGAGCGTCATCGAGCGGCGCGAACTGAGCCCCATCTGCGCCGCGTAGTGCGTGAAATCACCGCGCACCGACAGCGTCGCCGACGTGAACACCCATGCGCGCGGCACGCCCGCGCGCTGCTTCGCGAAGATCGGCGCGACGGACAACGGCGTCTCGTGCAGCTGGACCGTATGCGAGAACACCTCGACCCAGCGCACCTTCTCGCCGGCGTCACCGCCCTCGCCGGCCTTCGAATCCGCCGCCTCCGCGCTGGCGGCCGCCTGCGCGGCGCCGGGCGTGACCCAGCCGGCGAGCAGGTCCTGCAGCTCGCGCGCGCGCCGCAGGCATGCGCCGAGCGATTCCGCGCGTTCGGCCTGGCTCGCGAGCGCCGACGCCAGCGCGTCGAGCGCCGCCTCCAGATCGTCAAGCGCGCCGAACAGCGGATGGTCGTCGCCGAGCTGCGCGAGCGACATGCGCACGATCGTGTCGTCCGCGAACGCAAGCCGCAGGTCCCGCGCAGCACGCTCGAGCGCGCCGCCGAGCTTCACCCATTCGACCGCGTCGCGCGCATGGCTCAGGCCCTCC encodes:
- a CDS encoding outer membrane protein assembly factor BamD, producing MMNSTKRAAITVAARATAVAAAALIAGCHGLPQKQDETATWSNNKLYSEAQDALTGGDWGKCAKYFEALQGRDPFGHFAQQAQINVAYCNWKDNEPAAADQAVDRFIQLHPDHPDIPYAYYLKGMIHFNDDLGLFGRFSGQDMSERDPQALRESYDAFKVVVDRFPKSKYAPDAAARMRYIVNALASHEVHAADYYYRRGAYVAAINRAQLAIKEYKGAPAIEDALHIMVLSYDKLQQPQLAEDTKRVLAGTFPDSPYVTGKARPGAKKSWWQF
- a CDS encoding ATP-dependent DNA helicase encodes the protein MNSPLEATPDARRDSSSAGRARAPEATFELSRKRVDELDAIFGDGGLFARALDGYRPRASQIEMARAVAAAMEASARRMPEPEIFETRKRPARRLQNDAEHAAEPGADGVAEAEADGDAGDNTLIVEAGTGTGKTYAYLVPAMLWGGKVIVSTGTKHLQDQLFLRDLPTVRDALAVPVTVAMLKGRANYLCHYYLQRTADNGRLPSRQDTAYLQEIVRFAKITRSGDKAELASVPENAPVWSMVTSTRDNCLGQECPHYKDCFVMQARREAQQADVVVVNHHLFFADIMLRDTGMAELLPNANTIIFDEAHQLPETATLFFGETLSTTQILELARDTVAEGLSHARDAVEWVKLGGALERAARDLRLAFADDTIVRMSLAQLGDDHPLFGALDDLEAALDALASALASQAERAESLGACLRRARELQDLLAGWVTPGAAQAAASAEAADSKAGEGGDAGEKVRWVEVFSHTVQLHETPLSVAPIFAKQRAGVPRAWVFTSATLSVRGDFTHYAAQMGLSSRRSMTLASPFDYQTQGLLYVPRNLPQPSSPAFTDAVFDAALPAIEASGGGVFMLCTTLRAVDRIAAKLRDVIESRGWNTPLLVQGDASRTELLDRFRAYGNAILVGSQSFWEGVDVRGDALSLVVIDKLPFAPPDDPVLAARLDALTKKGLSPFAAHQLPQAVITLKQGAGRLIRAETDRGVLMICDTRLVDKPYGRRIWQSLPPFKRTREIEVVEEFFEEHRAAKRV